A region from the Aquimarina sp. ERC-38 genome encodes:
- a CDS encoding M12 family metallopeptidase, with the protein MKLNKLFLFGTIATLAISCTKNEDITETESIEPDTSNEVITEQAFFNRKGAPKQGYYEGQKIDYLDYGGEAVYEGDILLNPNAISDSPDNFVLIEGQKTNSGKSVGRTQGRWPNNTVYYTIAGNLNNKRRVTDAIRHWEQNTALRFVQRTNQRNYIYFQNGSGCSSFVGMIGGRQTINLAGGCSTGSTIHEIGHAVGLYHEQSRADRDRYVNINFSNIQPGTEGNFRTYLERRRDGAEYTQSLDFSSIMMYGPFSFAVNSRIPTITKKDGSTYSVQRNGLSSGDLIGINKMYPPGSTNPGPVYENDRYYTLYGLRVYRFNNQWWYYTERYGWERVEYNRAEGSWFYVNTPTPQ; encoded by the coding sequence ATGAAATTAAACAAATTATTTCTGTTTGGTACCATTGCTACTTTAGCAATCTCCTGTACCAAAAATGAAGACATTACTGAAACTGAAAGTATCGAACCTGATACTAGCAACGAAGTTATTACCGAACAAGCTTTTTTTAATAGAAAAGGTGCCCCGAAACAAGGTTACTATGAAGGGCAAAAAATTGATTACCTGGATTACGGTGGAGAAGCTGTTTATGAAGGTGATATTCTTTTAAACCCCAATGCAATTTCTGATAGCCCGGATAACTTTGTATTAATAGAAGGACAAAAAACCAACTCGGGTAAAAGTGTAGGTAGAACTCAGGGCAGATGGCCTAACAACACAGTATATTATACTATTGCCGGTAACCTAAATAATAAAAGAAGGGTTACAGATGCAATCAGGCATTGGGAACAGAACACGGCATTACGTTTTGTGCAGAGAACAAATCAAAGAAACTACATCTATTTCCAAAATGGAAGTGGTTGCTCTTCTTTTGTAGGAATGATCGGTGGAAGACAGACTATTAACTTAGCAGGCGGTTGTAGTACCGGTAGTACTATTCATGAGATAGGTCATGCCGTAGGTCTTTATCATGAGCAAAGCAGAGCAGATAGGGATAGATACGTAAACATCAACTTTAGCAACATACAACCCGGAACCGAAGGTAATTTCAGAACTTATTTGGAAAGAAGAAGAGACGGTGCGGAATATACGCAAAGCCTTGATTTTTCTTCTATCATGATGTACGGTCCTTTTTCTTTTGCAGTAAATAGCCGTATTCCTACCATTACTAAAAAAGATGGTTCTACGTACAGTGTTCAAAGAAACGGACTTTCTTCAGGAGACCTTATTGGTATTAATAAAATGTATCCTCCCGGCAGTACTAATCCGGGACCGGTTTATGAAAATGACAGATATTATACCTTATACGGATTACGAGTATATCGATTTAATAACCAATGGTGGTATTATACCGAGCGATATGGTTGGGAAAGAGTTGAATA
- a CDS encoding fasciclin domain-containing protein, translated as MKKLNLIVAIISTSLLISCGNTNKKENIVVVDEEQTEEIAQTDVAVAEPVTEEVDDTETTGEDDSDIIAVASGNEDFSTLVAAVEAATLVETLKSEGPFTVFAPTNDAFAELPEGTVETLLAPENKEMLSSILTYHVVSGKLMAADVVKAINDNNGSYKVTTVQGNELTATLDGETVMLIDAKGNKSVIVATDVDASNGVIHAIDTVIMPE; from the coding sequence ATGAAAAAATTAAATTTGATAGTAGCAATAATTAGTACTTCTTTACTAATTTCTTGCGGAAATACAAACAAGAAAGAGAATATTGTAGTAGTGGATGAAGAGCAAACAGAAGAAATTGCTCAAACGGACGTAGCAGTTGCAGAACCTGTTACTGAAGAAGTAGATGATACAGAAACTACGGGAGAAGACGATAGCGATATCATTGCTGTAGCATCCGGAAACGAAGATTTCTCTACATTGGTAGCAGCAGTAGAAGCAGCAACGTTAGTTGAAACTTTAAAAAGTGAAGGTCCTTTTACCGTATTTGCTCCTACAAACGATGCTTTTGCTGAGTTGCCTGAAGGAACTGTTGAAACCTTATTAGCACCGGAGAATAAAGAAATGCTGAGTAGTATTCTTACGTATCATGTTGTTTCCGGTAAGTTGATGGCAGCAGATGTAGTTAAAGCAATCAATGATAATAATGGAAGCTACAAAGTGACCACAGTGCAAGGTAATGAACTGACTGCCACTTTGGATGGAGAAACGGTAATGTTAATTGATGCTAAAGGAAATAAATCTGTTATTGTTGCTACGGATGTAGATGCTTCAAACGGAGTAATTCATGCTATTGACACCGTTATTATGCCGGAATAA
- a CDS encoding BLUF domain-containing protein produces MRLKTKGHTSIDILREISIYFKADFTEGYHTANVKIPESKGAGDIRSFDFFDGFSLLIFNLKLKENFEIVRSTSEQDSFYFIHSNSGSLKYTSATGEKQEITQFRNVIVKIKNKSEGSFLFPANEPIQVSFILLTKKMLSSVYDTNRHLLSVYLNDIFSNLDETKAFTHFGNLIKEISDFAKVFYYNTPINIVSLLTHKAAALNILATSIENYDKSKVGITHRNPLSDEDLKKVIHISNYIANNLNMNLNIDELEKESGINSKKIQIGFRFLFNETINSFTRSCKFTEAKRLLETTNLSMSEISYTIGISSKSYFSKTFKEIYGHLPSEHRSLQYYQEKDIFQLSYRSVANIGLLTKDLNNIVDISKEHNGNANINGCLIYHQNSFFQILEGGKKEVLELYEKIGRDPRHTNVKLLWKGFKQEKIFKQWNMAYISEETLTLLSKENKADAISLQKLSFLLTNYQEPNQAFWENVRNHLLLRKI; encoded by the coding sequence ATGAGATTGAAAACTAAAGGACATACTTCTATTGACATTTTGCGAGAAATCTCAATATATTTTAAAGCAGATTTTACGGAAGGATATCATACGGCAAATGTAAAGATACCCGAGAGTAAAGGTGCCGGGGACATTCGTTCCTTTGATTTTTTTGATGGATTTTCTTTACTTATTTTTAATCTGAAGTTAAAGGAAAATTTTGAAATTGTAAGAAGTACTAGCGAACAAGATTCTTTTTATTTTATACATAGTAACTCAGGGTCGTTAAAATATACTTCTGCCACCGGAGAAAAACAGGAAATTACTCAGTTTCGTAATGTGATTGTCAAAATTAAAAATAAATCAGAAGGATCTTTTTTATTTCCGGCAAACGAACCTATTCAGGTAAGCTTCATTTTACTTACTAAAAAAATGCTGAGTAGTGTATACGATACAAATAGGCATCTACTTTCTGTTTACTTAAATGATATTTTTTCAAATCTGGATGAAACAAAGGCTTTTACACACTTTGGTAATCTAATTAAAGAGATATCTGATTTTGCCAAGGTATTTTATTATAATACCCCTATTAATATAGTAAGTCTGTTAACCCATAAGGCGGCGGCTTTGAACATACTGGCCACTTCTATTGAAAATTATGACAAAAGCAAAGTAGGCATTACGCACCGTAATCCTCTAAGTGATGAGGATCTTAAAAAGGTAATTCATATCAGTAATTATATTGCTAATAACCTAAATATGAATTTAAATATTGATGAGCTTGAAAAGGAAAGTGGCATAAATAGTAAAAAAATTCAAATTGGATTCCGTTTTTTGTTCAATGAAACTATAAATTCTTTTACTCGTTCCTGCAAATTTACTGAGGCTAAACGTTTATTGGAGACTACTAATTTATCCATGTCCGAAATATCGTATACGATAGGTATCTCCAGTAAAAGCTATTTTTCAAAAACCTTTAAAGAAATTTACGGTCATCTACCTTCAGAACACAGATCACTTCAATATTATCAGGAGAAGGATATATTTCAACTTAGCTATCGATCCGTTGCCAACATTGGTTTGCTAACTAAAGATTTGAATAATATTGTGGATATTTCTAAGGAGCATAATGGAAATGCAAATATTAACGGATGTTTGATTTATCATCAGAATTCCTTTTTTCAAATTCTGGAAGGAGGTAAAAAAGAAGTATTGGAGCTCTATGAAAAGATTGGAAGAGATCCGCGCCATACCAATGTAAAATTGTTATGGAAAGGATTTAAACAGGAAAAAATTTTCAAACAATGGAATATGGCGTATATTTCTGAGGAAACTTTAACTTTATTATCTAAAGAAAATAAAGCAGACGCAATAAGCCTTCAAAAACTGTCTTTTCTATTAACTAATTATCAAGAGCCTAATCAAGCTTTTTGGGAAAATGTGCGAAATCACCTTTTGTTAAGAAAAATTTAA
- a CDS encoding DUF2382 domain-containing protein: protein MKPLLDNTNPDHILELHKETVEVSKKEVVKAKYQIEKTTETEDKQVFISLKNKEVQIKEIVKEEELEDYPVTTKVGNTTIIPIIREEEVVIKKIILVKEIHITEDTTTEIKSIPVTSRIENVKLTKTE from the coding sequence TTGAAACCACTATTAGACAATACAAATCCGGATCATATTTTAGAATTACATAAAGAAACTGTAGAAGTTTCTAAAAAAGAAGTGGTAAAAGCTAAATATCAAATTGAAAAAACTACTGAAACGGAGGATAAACAAGTTTTTATTTCCTTAAAGAATAAAGAAGTTCAAATTAAGGAAATAGTAAAGGAAGAAGAATTAGAAGACTACCCTGTTACTACTAAAGTAGGTAATACTACGATCATACCTATTATTAGAGAAGAAGAAGTAGTGATAAAAAAAATAATACTAGTAAAAGAAATCCATATTACCGAAGACACCACTACAGAAATAAAATCTATTCCTGTTACCAGTAGGATAGAAAATGTAAAATTAACAAAAACGGAATAG
- a CDS encoding YsnF/AvaK domain-containing protein has translation MKYTIVGFFDKNQSIENIVEILKREGINENQIDQSPYRTEGTYTGTDYDYEEDSKTSGFWDWLFGDNENEKKVYSKTGSQSHLITVYANDRIEAEKVSAILDANGAKDINDTFIDTTSSTMDHVKTNDIDETIPVIKEDIAVGKREVQTGGLQVRSRIIEKPVEETIRLKEERVYLTRKPVNRVVDAAEAFDNKTIEVKEYAEEAVVEKTARVVEEISVSKEVDQVTETISDTVRETEIDIDESGQGIGKRNSEVFRNSTTNSVFNQHRIDRAFTTAESANEYYDYLISQGYDTDDINVFLSENIKNRFYAINDHVNNTGDEALKGAGAGSAIGGTVGAVVGAIAAIGTSVIIPGLGLAVAGPLAAALTGAGAGGATGALVGALTKAGLSDSDAKVYQDALENDQIIISVDPKENDQNIYTANYGREIYNNREVSTL, from the coding sequence ATGAAATACACAATTGTAGGTTTTTTTGATAAAAATCAAAGTATTGAAAACATCGTTGAAATTCTCAAAAGAGAAGGTATCAATGAAAATCAGATAGATCAATCTCCCTATCGAACCGAAGGAACCTATACCGGAACGGATTATGATTATGAAGAAGATTCTAAAACTTCCGGTTTTTGGGATTGGTTATTTGGGGATAATGAGAATGAGAAAAAAGTATATAGTAAAACAGGATCTCAATCCCACTTGATCACGGTATATGCTAATGATCGAATAGAGGCTGAAAAAGTTTCAGCGATCCTGGATGCAAACGGAGCTAAAGATATCAATGATACCTTTATAGATACTACAAGTTCTACAATGGATCATGTAAAAACAAATGACATTGATGAAACCATCCCGGTAATAAAAGAAGATATAGCCGTAGGAAAAAGGGAAGTTCAAACAGGAGGTTTACAGGTACGAAGCAGAATTATAGAGAAGCCGGTAGAAGAAACTATACGTTTAAAAGAAGAACGAGTATACCTTACCAGAAAGCCTGTAAACAGAGTAGTTGACGCAGCAGAAGCTTTTGATAACAAAACCATAGAGGTTAAAGAATATGCAGAAGAAGCTGTAGTAGAAAAAACAGCAAGAGTAGTAGAAGAAATATCTGTTTCTAAAGAAGTAGATCAGGTGACTGAAACCATTTCTGATACGGTAAGAGAAACTGAAATTGATATTGATGAAAGCGGTCAAGGGATAGGAAAGCGAAATAGCGAAGTGTTCAGGAATTCCACTACTAATTCTGTATTCAATCAACACCGTATTGACCGTGCTTTTACTACTGCAGAGAGCGCAAACGAATATTATGACTATTTAATTAGCCAGGGATATGATACGGATGACATCAATGTGTTTCTTTCTGAAAATATAAAAAACCGATTTTATGCTATAAATGACCACGTAAATAATACTGGTGATGAAGCGTTAAAAGGTGCCGGGGCAGGAAGTGCCATCGGAGGAACCGTAGGAGCTGTTGTAGGGGCTATTGCAGCAATCGGAACTTCTGTAATTATTCCAGGGCTAGGATTAGCTGTAGCTGGTCCATTAGCGGCAGCTTTAACCGGAGCTGGTGCAGGTGGAGCCACCGGAGCATTAGTAGGAGCATTAACTAAAGCAGGATTGTCTGATAGTGATGCAAAAGTATATCAGGATGCACTAGAAAATGATCAGATTATTATATCTGTAGATCCTAAAGAGAATGATCAAAATATATATACTGCAAATTACGGGAGAGAAATTTATAATAATAGAGAGGTATCTACTTTGTAA
- a CDS encoding arginase family protein, with the protein MNPTATFAGISDKYAGYETSKTIIIPVPFEEDSNWIKGVARGPEALLTAAQHMELYDIETDSEVYKEGIHLTDPVTLSSNTEMVEEVYAKVKKYIKRTKFVTILGGEPSVSIGAVKAANECFDDLTVLHIGANANLQKEFEGSQYHRNCAMSEANRQMNLVQVGIRSMHKNETTLINADNVFFANEMATDDYWMDTIVDALTDDVYLCFDLNGMDPSLLPAVTRPEPGGLFWYETLEFLHKVFQEKNVVGFDMTGLSPLANDKSSDILAARIFYKMLSYKFEKKE; encoded by the coding sequence ATGAATCCAACAGCAACCTTTGCCGGTATTTCAGATAAATATGCCGGTTATGAAACTTCAAAAACTATTATAATCCCTGTTCCGTTTGAAGAAGACTCAAACTGGATCAAAGGAGTTGCCCGGGGGCCCGAAGCTCTATTAACCGCAGCGCAACATATGGAATTATATGATATTGAAACGGATTCTGAGGTTTATAAAGAAGGCATTCACCTTACTGATCCTGTGACCCTATCGTCAAATACAGAAATGGTTGAAGAAGTATATGCAAAGGTTAAGAAATATATTAAGCGCACTAAGTTTGTGACCATTCTGGGAGGAGAACCTTCCGTAAGTATCGGTGCGGTAAAAGCAGCAAATGAATGTTTTGATGATTTGACCGTTTTACATATTGGGGCTAATGCTAATTTACAAAAAGAGTTTGAAGGTTCTCAATATCACCGTAACTGCGCTATGTCCGAAGCAAATCGACAAATGAACCTGGTACAGGTAGGTATTAGAAGTATGCATAAAAATGAGACCACCCTTATAAATGCTGATAATGTGTTTTTTGCTAATGAAATGGCAACGGACGATTATTGGATGGATACGATAGTAGATGCGCTTACTGATGACGTATACCTTTGTTTTGATTTAAACGGTATGGATCCGTCTTTACTACCGGCAGTAACCCGCCCAGAACCCGGTGGCTTATTTTGGTATGAAACACTAGAATTTTTACATAAGGTTTTTCAAGAGAAAAATGTAGTTGGATTTGATATGACCGGACTTTCTCCTTTGGCTAATGATAAATCCTCTGATATTTTAGCTGCGCGAATATTTTATAAAATGCTTAGTTATAAATTTGAAAAGAAAGAGTAA
- the rimK gene encoding 30S ribosomal protein S6--L-glutamate ligase, producing the protein MKIVVLSANPNLYSTKRLVEEGTKKKHEMLVVDHSKCDLVIEKKRPCVIYKGQEIENVDAVIPRIGASVTFFGTAVVRQFEMMKIFTATESQALVRSRDKLRSLQVLSRAGLGLPKTVFSNYSKDVEGIVDKVGGAPLVIKLLEGTQGLGVVLADNQNSAESILEAFNGLQARVIVQEFIKEAKGADLRVFIVDGVVIGAMKRQGKEGEFRSNLHRGGSATVIELTDEEENAALKAARVMGLGIAGVDMLQSERGPLILEVNSSPGLEGIETATGNNIARHIIKYIERNAE; encoded by the coding sequence ATGAAAATTGTCGTTTTATCTGCCAACCCTAATTTGTACTCTACTAAACGATTAGTAGAAGAAGGAACTAAAAAGAAACACGAGATGTTAGTGGTAGATCATTCCAAATGTGACTTGGTAATTGAAAAAAAACGACCTTGTGTTATTTATAAAGGGCAGGAAATTGAAAATGTTGATGCGGTCATTCCTAGAATTGGGGCATCAGTTACTTTTTTTGGGACAGCGGTAGTTCGTCAATTTGAAATGATGAAAATCTTTACTGCTACAGAATCACAGGCTTTAGTGCGGTCCCGGGATAAATTACGAAGCTTGCAGGTACTGTCGCGTGCAGGTTTAGGATTACCTAAAACCGTTTTTAGCAATTATTCAAAAGATGTCGAGGGTATTGTAGATAAAGTAGGAGGTGCACCCCTAGTCATTAAATTATTAGAAGGTACTCAGGGACTTGGTGTCGTGTTGGCCGATAATCAAAATTCAGCTGAATCCATTCTGGAAGCTTTCAACGGATTGCAAGCCAGGGTCATTGTACAGGAGTTTATTAAAGAAGCAAAAGGTGCGGATTTACGAGTTTTTATTGTAGACGGAGTAGTCATTGGTGCCATGAAAAGACAAGGGAAAGAAGGGGAATTCCGTTCTAACCTACACCGGGGCGGAAGTGCTACGGTCATTGAACTTACAGACGAAGAAGAAAATGCAGCCCTCAAAGCAGCTCGTGTAATGGGGTTAGGTATTGCCGGAGTAGATATGCTTCAGTCTGAACGAGGTCCTTTGATCCTGGAAGTAAATTCATCTCCGGGATTAGAAGGAATTGAAACTGCTACAGGAAATAATATTGCACGACATATCATTAAATATATTGAGCGTAACGCAGAGTAG
- a CDS encoding mechanosensitive ion channel family protein yields the protein MYRKIVLYVFTLLLQHIVIAQQPRKDTLFKRDTVKIIEVQRDTVFVVKESPKSITQDTTVKSLKKELGKELTPPPIWKFFSIGKLFWSVIFIVLGYLLIRFLVNVLTRFSERSATHRITIKGLIPIVKIFGWITIITLIVVGIFSPPVSTLLAVSASLGIAIGFAAQDILKNIFGGVMILLDRPFQVGDKIEMGSYYGEVVEIGLRSIRIVTADDSLVSIPNGELMNSSVSNANTGETNCQVVAEIYLPITVDTVAVRKVAIEAAQVSKYIYLNKPIAVLFFNEVKEQRSYLKMRLKAYVMDIRYEFAFKSDMTEIVIKQLLAEKLVDPEDLK from the coding sequence TTGTACAGGAAGATAGTTTTATATGTTTTTACCTTGTTATTACAACATATTGTAATAGCCCAACAACCCCGTAAAGATACCCTCTTTAAAAGAGACACGGTTAAAATTATAGAAGTTCAAAGAGATACGGTTTTTGTAGTAAAAGAATCACCTAAAAGTATCACTCAAGATACCACGGTAAAAAGTTTAAAAAAAGAACTAGGCAAAGAATTAACCCCTCCCCCAATTTGGAAATTTTTCTCTATCGGAAAATTATTCTGGTCGGTTATTTTTATCGTATTAGGATACCTGTTGATCCGGTTTTTAGTTAATGTATTGACCCGGTTTTCAGAACGATCAGCTACGCATCGTATTACGATTAAGGGTTTGATTCCTATTGTAAAGATCTTTGGTTGGATTACTATTATTACTTTAATTGTAGTAGGCATTTTCAGCCCTCCGGTATCCACGCTACTTGCTGTATCTGCATCACTGGGAATTGCCATCGGTTTTGCAGCACAGGATATATTAAAAAATATTTTTGGTGGAGTCATGATTTTATTAGACCGTCCGTTTCAGGTTGGAGACAAAATCGAAATGGGCTCTTATTACGGCGAAGTGGTTGAAATTGGTTTACGTTCCATCAGGATTGTAACCGCAGATGATTCTTTAGTGAGTATCCCTAATGGGGAACTGATGAATTCTTCGGTATCTAATGCAAATACCGGAGAAACTAATTGCCAGGTTGTTGCTGAAATTTACCTGCCTATTACCGTAGATACCGTTGCCGTACGAAAAGTAGCTATTGAAGCAGCACAGGTTTCTAAATATATCTATCTAAACAAACCAATTGCCGTTCTATTTTTTAATGAAGTCAAAGAACAACGATCGTATTTAAAAATGCGTTTAAAAGCCTATGTTATGGACATCCGCTATGAGTTTGCCTTTAAAAGCGATATGACAGAAATTGTAATTAAACAATTATTAGCCGAGAAACTTGTAGACCCTGAAGATTTAAAGTAG
- a CDS encoding M1 family aminopeptidase, which produces MIRTFFKYIVIFFSSVSTYAQNFDVEYTVTHVQSQKEPYLKVNVKLKNIPSTSNTFLYPNRLRGQDHLFNCINNIKVLNDDRAKFKVIPEQGLIQLKNSNTKDIEIEYFVKQDIFKGINLQNRFRPIVHPNYFHVLAQNLFILPDFLTEKDKIDVKITWESQNETYAILNSFGVHQKHQEIKNCSLENFQKALFVGGDYRIISDKKSVALAIRDHWKTFDDKSIFSIVTNTNKAQKEFWKEQEEQEQAYAVVLSPIEGSIKRAYAGTSYFNVFTALMTNTDFVNEDDLMYLVNHELLHKWIGQKIKNQNEEEQYWFSEGFTEYYTYKIIAKNKINGKGNDYFLKKINEAIKKLWTSKLREIPNKDITNHTFWKVRGYRDIPYFRGAIFAFMLDLKISEDTNQKYNLDDVMRNMLSNAINKNQKLKHSYFIQQVNTYLKEDITSLFESYIVEGNLINLEELFTNNQLAFKPKMQDFDIGFTYKNQKITEISTISKAYQAGIRVNDSIIDANLFRDTTKVSQLSIIRNNEEMTIDFYTGSKEINIPQLEINKTNMDRLQTCIFR; this is translated from the coding sequence ATGATTCGGACCTTTTTCAAATATATAGTTATCTTCTTCTCTTCGGTGTCTACATACGCTCAAAATTTTGATGTGGAGTATACCGTTACACACGTACAATCTCAAAAAGAACCTTATCTTAAAGTCAATGTCAAATTAAAGAATATTCCCTCTACATCGAATACTTTTTTGTATCCCAACCGTTTACGAGGACAGGATCATCTCTTCAATTGTATTAATAATATTAAAGTATTAAATGATGATAGAGCCAAATTTAAGGTTATACCAGAGCAAGGGCTAATTCAACTTAAAAATTCAAATACTAAAGATATTGAAATTGAATACTTTGTTAAACAAGATATTTTTAAAGGAATAAATCTACAAAATAGGTTTAGACCCATCGTACACCCCAATTATTTTCATGTGCTTGCTCAAAATTTATTTATACTACCTGATTTTTTAACTGAAAAAGACAAAATAGATGTAAAAATTACCTGGGAAAGTCAAAATGAAACCTATGCTATTCTTAATAGTTTTGGGGTTCATCAAAAACACCAAGAAATTAAAAATTGTTCTCTAGAAAACTTCCAAAAAGCACTGTTTGTAGGAGGTGATTATCGAATTATTTCTGATAAAAAAAGTGTAGCCTTGGCAATTCGTGATCATTGGAAAACATTTGATGATAAAAGCATCTTTTCAATTGTAACAAATACGAATAAGGCGCAAAAAGAATTTTGGAAAGAGCAAGAAGAACAAGAACAAGCTTATGCCGTGGTACTTTCACCTATAGAGGGAAGTATAAAAAGAGCGTATGCCGGAACTTCCTACTTTAATGTATTCACTGCTTTGATGACAAATACTGATTTTGTTAACGAAGATGACCTTATGTACCTGGTAAACCATGAATTATTACATAAATGGATCGGGCAAAAAATTAAAAATCAGAATGAAGAAGAACAGTATTGGTTTAGTGAAGGCTTTACCGAATATTATACCTATAAGATAATTGCCAAAAATAAAATTAACGGAAAGGGAAATGACTACTTTTTAAAAAAGATAAATGAAGCTATTAAAAAATTATGGACTTCAAAACTCAGGGAAATCCCGAATAAAGATATTACCAACCATACATTCTGGAAGGTGAGGGGTTATCGGGATATACCTTATTTTAGAGGTGCAATTTTTGCATTTATGCTTGATTTAAAGATTAGCGAGGATACTAATCAAAAATACAATCTGGACGATGTAATGCGGAATATGCTATCAAATGCTATAAACAAAAATCAAAAACTTAAGCATTCTTATTTTATACAACAAGTCAATACTTATCTTAAGGAAGATATTACTTCTTTATTCGAAAGTTATATAGTAGAAGGCAATCTAATTAATTTGGAAGAACTATTTACTAATAATCAATTAGCATTTAAACCAAAAATGCAGGATTTTGATATCGGCTTTACCTATAAAAATCAAAAAATCACCGAGATTTCTACAATATCTAAAGCCTATCAAGCAGGAATTCGGGTAAATGATTCTATTATAGACGCAAACTTATTTAGGGATACAACAAAAGTATCTCAATTATCAATTATCCGTAATAACGAAGAGATGACCATTGATTTTTATACAGGTTCAAAAGAAATCAATATTCCTCAACTAGAGATTAATAAAACGAATATGGACAGGTTACAAACTTGTATATTTCGATAG